A genomic segment from Actinomadura hallensis encodes:
- a CDS encoding NAD(P)H-dependent flavin oxidoreductase, producing MRTRVTELFGIEYPIFAFSHCRDVVAAVSRAGGMGVLGALHFSPEELELELKWLDENVGGKPYGVDTVMPAKYEGGDLGDAEELLGKLQGMIPEENRRFLEDLLAEHGVEPSTESAGKALLGWTDQTARPQVEVALRHPIALLANALGPPPADIVEQAHEHGVKVAGLASNARHARKQVDVGVDIIVAQGTEAGGHTGDVATMVLVPEIVDAVGEDTIVLAAGGIGSGRQMAAGMALGADGVWTGSIWLTVDEADTPERALPKLLEATSRDTVRSRAWTGKPARFLKSAWTEAWESEKSPGYLPMPLQFMLIADALPRIARSGDGELVTFPVGQIVGSMNQIKPAAQVVYDLIEEYVEAIERLNAITGAD from the coding sequence GTGCGGACACGAGTCACCGAACTATTCGGCATCGAGTACCCGATCTTCGCGTTCAGTCACTGCCGCGACGTCGTCGCCGCGGTGAGCCGCGCAGGCGGCATGGGCGTCCTCGGCGCCCTCCACTTCAGCCCCGAGGAGCTTGAGCTGGAGCTCAAGTGGCTCGACGAGAACGTCGGCGGCAAGCCCTACGGCGTGGACACGGTGATGCCCGCCAAGTACGAGGGCGGAGACCTGGGCGACGCCGAGGAGCTGCTCGGCAAGCTGCAGGGCATGATCCCCGAGGAGAACCGCAGGTTCCTGGAGGATCTGCTCGCCGAGCACGGCGTCGAGCCGTCCACCGAGAGCGCCGGCAAGGCGCTGCTCGGCTGGACGGACCAGACGGCCCGGCCGCAGGTCGAGGTGGCGCTCCGGCACCCGATCGCGCTGCTGGCCAACGCGCTCGGCCCGCCCCCGGCCGACATCGTCGAGCAGGCCCACGAGCACGGCGTCAAGGTCGCCGGGCTCGCCTCCAACGCCCGGCACGCCCGCAAGCAGGTCGACGTCGGCGTCGACATCATCGTGGCGCAGGGCACCGAGGCGGGCGGCCACACCGGCGACGTCGCCACGATGGTGCTCGTCCCCGAGATCGTGGACGCCGTCGGCGAGGACACGATCGTGCTCGCGGCGGGCGGCATCGGAAGCGGGCGGCAGATGGCGGCGGGCATGGCCCTCGGCGCCGACGGCGTCTGGACCGGCTCCATCTGGCTGACCGTGGACGAGGCCGACACCCCCGAGCGCGCCCTGCCGAAGCTGCTCGAGGCGACGTCCAGGGACACCGTCCGGTCCCGCGCGTGGACGGGCAAGCCCGCCCGGTTCCTCAAGTCGGCGTGGACCGAGGCGTGGGAGAGCGAGAAGTCGCCCGGCTACCTGCCGATGCCGCTGCAGTTCATGTTGATCGCGGACGCGCTGCCCCGGATCGCCCGCTCCGGCGACGGCGAGCTGGTCACCTTCCCCGTCGGCCAGATCGTCGGCTCGATGAACCAGATCAAGCCCGCCGCCCAGGTCGTCTACGACCTGATCGAGGAGTACGTCGAGGCCATCGAGCGCCTCAACGCCATCACCGGCGCGGACTGA
- a CDS encoding DUF3068 domain-containing protein encodes MRRPIGMVLIGLGAFFLTLAPLVRFYVADQVVVAPLNRYQVTLLESKDSTYFDQAELKTKKGATLKAISTVRGDVRANEGDDDIAVWDATTNIFDEAKPDNPIQIQAYRIAFDRRSSVLTDCCGTHVDGDSSVRMAGSYGLLLPLANVEQKDYPVFDPTTKQSAPMEYSAVEKVQGLTTYRFTQTIPLTKTAEMDTKLPAEMLGLPEDAGDQKVARYTEAYNTVWVDPRTGIPVKHRRNIRSTVQTADGKGKMIAAQADLITVEKDQKAAVDMANKTALKIDAVRSYIPAAAILLGLVLLGVGAFLGLARGAAPPPPAAPRRADGKFGDVGPSGPPTPPRPGSAGEPPAGRPSDGKPSDGSPPRAAAGSAPPKQGRRPAPAGRRQRGGSPGPSRRR; translated from the coding sequence ATGCGGCGACCGATCGGAATGGTCCTGATCGGCCTGGGCGCATTCTTCCTCACGCTCGCCCCGCTGGTCCGCTTCTATGTCGCGGACCAGGTCGTAGTGGCGCCGCTGAACCGCTACCAGGTGACGCTTCTGGAGTCGAAGGACTCCACCTACTTCGACCAGGCCGAGCTCAAGACGAAGAAGGGCGCCACCCTCAAGGCGATCAGCACCGTCCGCGGCGACGTCCGCGCCAACGAGGGCGACGACGACATCGCGGTCTGGGACGCGACGACCAACATTTTCGACGAGGCCAAGCCCGACAACCCGATCCAGATCCAGGCGTACCGGATCGCCTTCGACCGCCGGTCGTCCGTCCTGACCGACTGCTGCGGGACGCACGTCGACGGCGACAGCAGCGTCCGGATGGCGGGGAGCTACGGGCTGCTGCTGCCGCTCGCGAACGTCGAGCAGAAGGACTACCCCGTCTTCGACCCGACGACGAAGCAGTCGGCGCCGATGGAGTACAGCGCCGTCGAGAAGGTCCAGGGGCTCACGACCTACCGCTTCACCCAGACGATCCCCCTGACCAAGACCGCCGAGATGGACACCAAGCTGCCGGCCGAGATGCTCGGCCTGCCGGAGGACGCCGGCGACCAGAAGGTCGCCCGCTACACCGAGGCGTACAACACCGTCTGGGTGGACCCGCGCACCGGGATCCCGGTCAAGCACCGCAGGAACATCCGCAGCACCGTCCAGACCGCGGACGGCAAGGGCAAGATGATCGCCGCGCAGGCCGACCTCATCACGGTCGAGAAGGACCAGAAGGCCGCGGTGGACATGGCGAACAAGACGGCCCTGAAGATCGACGCGGTGCGCAGCTACATTCCGGCCGCCGCGATCCTGCTCGGCCTGGTCCTGCTGGGGGTCGGCGCCTTCCTCGGCCTCGCCCGCGGAGCCGCCCCGCCCCCGCCCGCCGCCCCGCGCCGCGCCGACGGCAAGTTCGGCGACGTGGGCCCGTCCGGTCCGCCGACGCCGCCGCGGCCCGGGTCCGCCGGGGAGCCCCCGGCCGGGAGGCCCTCCGACGGGAAGCCCTCCGACGGGTCCCCGCCGCGGGCGGCCGCCGGGTCCGCGCCGCCGAAGCAGGGGCGCCGTCCCGCGCCCGCCGGACGGCGCCAGCGGGGCGGGTCGCCCGGCCCCTCCCGCCGCCGCTGA
- a CDS encoding class I SAM-dependent methyltransferase, with protein MTSAPPRPDRSSPFPGAPGGPRHRATLARSVRLLSAFRHEKGDPEYFYGLMARDTIAQLASYTELEGAVVIDVGTGSGFLARALTAAGARCAGIDHDLAELTAHRAVQKNTFVGSALALPFRTGCADVCLSSNVLEHVAEPWRMADEMVRVTRPGGTVFLSFTNWLSPWGGHETSPWHYFGGDRAARRYERRHGRPPKNRYGQSLHPVSVSAALRWARRRPDVDVVDALPRYHPRWAAGVVHVPGLREILTWNLLLVLRKKGT; from the coding sequence ATGACCTCGGCTCCCCCACGACCGGACCGTTCGTCGCCCTTTCCCGGCGCCCCGGGCGGCCCCCGGCACCGGGCCACGCTGGCGCGGTCGGTGCGGCTTCTGAGCGCTTTCCGCCACGAGAAGGGCGACCCCGAGTACTTCTACGGGCTGATGGCACGTGACACGATCGCCCAGCTCGCCTCGTACACCGAACTGGAAGGCGCCGTCGTCATCGACGTGGGGACGGGGTCGGGGTTCCTGGCCCGCGCGTTGACGGCCGCCGGGGCGCGCTGTGCGGGCATCGACCACGACCTCGCCGAACTGACCGCGCACCGGGCCGTCCAGAAGAACACGTTCGTCGGCTCGGCCCTCGCCCTCCCGTTCCGCACCGGCTGCGCCGACGTGTGCCTGTCGTCGAACGTGCTGGAGCACGTCGCCGAGCCGTGGCGGATGGCGGACGAGATGGTCCGCGTGACCCGACCCGGCGGAACGGTCTTCCTGTCGTTCACCAACTGGCTGTCCCCCTGGGGCGGGCACGAGACCTCGCCGTGGCACTACTTCGGCGGCGACCGCGCCGCCCGGCGGTACGAGCGCCGCCACGGCCGCCCGCCGAAGAACCGGTACGGGCAAAGCCTCCACCCGGTGTCGGTGTCGGCCGCCCTGAGATGGGCACGAAGGCGTCCCGACGTGGACGTCGTCGACGCCCTGCCGCGCTACCACCCGCGCTGGGCCGCCGGCGTCGTCCACGTGCCGGGGCTGAGGGAGATCCTCACCTGGAACCTGCTCCTCGTCCTCAGGAAGAAGGGGACGTGA